The following coding sequences are from one Malaciobacter pacificus window:
- a CDS encoding OmpA family protein, whose protein sequence is MKKLLVVLALGAMVSLNAGMVSAVSGPNTSENEYENKERGIIVNQDVDGDGIIDTEDDCLETIPCKEEGCQKKEEPKPVVIGDDDKDGVLNNIDQCPNTPAGFEVDELGCSKLVDLKVLFERDSYIVDSNFTQRLDTFIEFMKKHPKYNAEIQGHTDSRASEKYNEVLSQNRADSVKAYLIENGIEEERLNSVGFGELSPIDTNDTAEGRANNRRVVAVLKK, encoded by the coding sequence ATGAAAAAATTATTAGTAGTATTAGCTTTAGGGGCAATGGTAAGTTTAAACGCAGGAATGGTATCAGCAGTAAGTGGACCAAATACATCTGAGAATGAGTATGAGAATAAGGAGAGGGGAATTATTGTAAATCAAGATGTAGATGGTGATGGTATTATTGATACAGAAGATGATTGTTTAGAAACAATTCCTTGTAAAGAAGAAGGTTGCCAGAAAAAAGAAGAGCCTAAACCAGTTGTAATAGGTGATGATGATAAAGATGGAGTATTAAATAATATAGACCAATGTCCAAATACGCCAGCAGGATTTGAAGTAGATGAATTAGGATGTAGTAAGTTAGTTGATTTAAAAGTATTGTTTGAGAGAGATAGTTATATAGTAGACTCAAACTTTACACAAAGACTAGATACATTTATAGAATTTATGAAAAAACATCCAAAATATAACGCAGAGATTCAAGGACATACAGATAGTAGAGCAAGTGAGAAGTATAATGAAGTACTATCACAAAATAGAGCAGACTCAGTAAAAGCATATTTAATCGAAAATGGAATTGAAGAAGAGAGATTAAATTCAGTAGGATTTGGAGAGTTAAGTCCAATAGATACAAATGATACGGCAGAGGGAAGAGCAAATAACAGAAGAGTTGTTGCTGTTTTAAAAAAATAG